The Nodosilinea sp. PGN35 genome includes a region encoding these proteins:
- a CDS encoding M56 family peptidase produces the protein MHISLLALMVGVAVLWRWRWQPTAGSWQTRWQTALSAFCLPPLMVLLAAGVVIAMGHHGTMMGRSVSPVGCWVSLGVLTIASGVLAYSLGRAAGMAWWLRQYPLVPLPQGGQGRCLPMELPIIAQIGLGRSALVVSQGWLQQLTPTEQQATIAHEQAHADCRDPFWFFWLGVLRRLGGWLPNTTALWEELLLLRELRADQRAAQTSDPLLLAELLVKLARQMTLAQPMTALDACVGFNEAMSLSRLEQRVNALIEPGEVDSRPRVEPGQILWLAIALLPLATPWLHR, from the coding sequence ATGCACATCAGTCTCTTAGCGCTCATGGTTGGGGTAGCGGTGCTGTGGCGGTGGCGGTGGCAGCCCACCGCTGGGTCGTGGCAGACCCGCTGGCAGACTGCCCTCAGTGCCTTTTGTCTGCCGCCACTGATGGTGCTGCTGGCGGCTGGAGTCGTGATCGCCATGGGCCACCACGGCACCATGATGGGGCGATCGGTCAGCCCGGTGGGCTGCTGGGTAAGCCTGGGGGTGCTGACCATAGCCAGCGGGGTTTTGGCCTATTCCCTGGGGCGGGCGGCAGGCATGGCGTGGTGGCTGCGGCAATACCCGCTGGTGCCCTTACCCCAGGGCGGTCAGGGACGCTGTCTGCCCATGGAGCTGCCCATAATCGCGCAGATTGGTCTGGGGCGATCGGCCCTGGTGGTTAGCCAGGGCTGGCTACAGCAGCTCACCCCCACCGAACAGCAAGCCACCATCGCCCACGAGCAGGCCCATGCCGACTGCCGCGATCCCTTCTGGTTTTTCTGGCTGGGGGTGCTGCGTCGGTTGGGCGGATGGCTGCCCAATACCACCGCGCTGTGGGAAGAGCTGCTGCTGCTGCGCGAGCTGCGGGCCGACCAGCGGGCCGCCCAAACCAGCGACCCGCTGCTGCTGGCTGAGCTACTGGTCAAGCTCGCCCGACAGATGACCCTGGCCCAGCCGATGACGGCCCTGGATGCCTGCGTCGGCTTCAACGAAGCGATGTCGCTAAGTCGCCTAGAACAGCGGGTCAACGCCCTGATTGAACCGGGCGAAGTGGACAGCCGCCCCCGAGTTGAGCCCGGACAGATTCTGTGGCTGGCGATCGCCCTCCTTCCCCTGGCG
- a CDS encoding BlaI/MecI/CopY family transcriptional regulator codes for MSPLPRHRPQLSLGPLEAEILAIVWAKGGATVKDIHDHILADPDRDLTQASVTTVLQRLAKKGWLRRETISQARTRRLYRWQPTVSQQEAQALTAHQQLQSFLAVGSPDIVAAFADSLDRAELDKLDAIAARLRALRQTRNPGEED; via the coding sequence ATGTCCCCCCTACCCCGCCATCGACCCCAGCTCTCCCTCGGCCCCCTTGAGGCCGAAATTCTCGCCATCGTCTGGGCTAAGGGCGGCGCTACGGTCAAAGACATTCACGACCACATTTTGGCTGACCCCGATCGCGACCTCACCCAGGCTTCGGTGACAACGGTGCTGCAGCGGCTGGCCAAAAAGGGCTGGCTGCGGCGCGAAACCATTTCCCAGGCGCGAACCCGTCGCCTCTACCGCTGGCAGCCCACCGTCTCGCAGCAGGAAGCCCAGGCGCTGACGGCGCACCAGCAGCTCCAGAGCTTTTTGGCGGTGGGCAGCCCCGACATTGTGGCGGCCTTTGCCGACAGCCTCGATCGGGCCGAGTTAGACAAGCTCGATGCGATCGCCGCCCGCCTGCGCGCCCTGCGCCAGACCCGCAACCCCGGGGAGGAAGACTAA